The Poseidonibacter lekithochrous region AATTTTTATTTTTATTTATCCCTCGAAAATAGACAATACTTCAAGGAAAAAATACAAAGCAGTAAGTTAGCTTATGTTGATGAGTTAATAGAAAAGTTTATAAATTGGAATGGTAGAGATAATATAGATATTAGACCTATGTATTGGTTTGATAGTACTACAAAAAAAATAAATTTTTATCAAGAACAAAATTTATTTTTTATAAAACAACTAAAAAAAGATGTTTTTAATTATAAAAATAAATCAAAATCTGAACTAATTCTTTTATCAATTATTATGATTTCTTCAATTTTAATTTTTACAATTTTTACATATTTGACGCAAAAAAGAATTTTAAAATCATTACATAACTTTAAAATTGGTTTATTATCATTCTTTGATTATTTAAACCAAAAAAGTGAAAAAATCGAGGTTCTTAATGAGTCTACTAATGATGAATTTGCATCTATGTCAAAGATTGTTAATAAGAATATAGAAACAACTAAGAAAAATCTTGATGAAGATAAAGCTGTATTAAATGAAGCTATTGTAATTATAAAAGAGTTTGAAAAAGGTAATTTACACCAAAGATTAACAAGTGAAATATCAAATCCAATTTTAAATGAACTAAAAAATATCCTAAATCAAATGGCTAACAATTTAGAGTTAACAATTGAAGAATTACAACATACAAATGAAGAGTATGAAGTATCATTAGATAATTTAAAAAAGACACAAACACAATTAATTGAATCAGAAAAAATGGCAAGTTTAGGTGGATTAGTTGCTGGAGTAGCACACGAAATAAATACTCCTGTAGGTATTGGTATTACAGGAAGTAGCCATTTCCTAGAGATGACTGATAAACTAAAAAAGTTATATGATAGTGATAATATGGGAGAAGATGATTTTGAAGATTATCTAAATAGTTCTGTTGATTTAGCAAAACTAATTAATCTAAACTTATCAAAAGCAGCAGAATTAGTAAAAAGTTTTAAACAAATTGCTGTAGACCAAACTAGTGAAGAAAAAAGAACTTTTGCCTTAGAAAAGTATCTAAACGAGCTTTTATTAAGTATTGGAAATGTTTTAAAAAGAACAGAACTAGAAGTAGATATTCAGTGTGATTCAAATATTAAGATCTATTCTTATCCTGGTCTTTTATCTCAAATAATTACAAACTTGATAATGAATTCAATAATTCATGGTTATGATGAGATAAAACAAGGAAAAATAATTATAGATATAAAAGTAATAGATGAAAACTTAGTTATTAGCTATAAAGATGATGGTAAAGGTATTCCAAGTGAGAATCTACTTAAGATTTTTGATCCTTTTTTCACTACAAATAGAGAAAATGGTGGAAGTGGTTTAGGTTTAAATATAATATATAATATAATAACTAAACAATTAAACGGAACGATAAAATGTAAAAGTAATGAACCTGTAGGTACAGAATTTTTAATTACTTTTAAAATATAAAATAGGAATAAATTATGGGAAATATGAAATTCTCTAATAAAAATAAAATTTTAAATGATAATGCAGAAAAATGGAAAATCTTAATATCCGACGATGAAGAAGATGTTCATTTACTTACAAAAACTGTATTAAAGAACTTTGAATATAAAAACAAACAATTAGAATTTATCAGCGCTTATAGTGGAAAAGATACTGTAGAAATATTAAAAGAAAATGATGATATTGTGTTAGTTCTATTAGATGTTATTATGGAAAATGATCATGCAGGATTAGAAGTAGTAAAACGAATAAGAGAAGAATTATGCAATGATTTTATCCAAATAATATTACGTACAGGGCAATCTGGACAAGTACTAGAAGATGATGTAGTTATGAACTATGCAATTAATGATTATAAAGAAAAAACTGAATTAACATCTCAAAAACTTCTAACTACAATTACTACATCTATTCGTTCTTTTGAAAACATGAAAAATATAAAAAAACTAAACCATGAATTAGGTGGTTTATTATCTATTTATGATGAATTTGTAATTGCCGCAAGAACTAATAAAGAAGGTGAAATTGTTTATGTTACAGAAGCATTTTGTGAACTTACTGGTTACACAAAAGAAGAACTTATTGGAAATACTCATTCTCTATTAAAAAGTTCTAATACTGCACAAGAAGTATACGATGACTTATGGAATACAATTAGTTCTGGTAATGTTTGGAAAGGTGAAATTCAAGATAAAAGGAAAGATGGTAGTTTATACTGGTTATCAACTATTATTTCACCTGAATATGATGTTGAAGGAAACTTTTTATATTACACTGCAATTTCTCAAAATATTACAGAAAAAAAAGCTATTGAAAAAGCTAAAATTGAAATGGAATTAGCAAATAAAGAAATAGAATCTTTAAATGAAGAGATAATTGATACTCAAAAAGATGTTGTTTTCAGACTAGGAGCTATTGCCGAAGCTAGAAGTAAAGAAACAGGAATGCATGTAAAAAGAGTTGCAGAGTACTCAAAACTTTTAGCTTTATACTCTGGTTTGAGTGAAGAAGAAGCTGATATTATAAAAATGGCAAGTCCAATGCATGATATTGGAAAAGTAGCAATTCCTGATAATATTTTGAATAAACCAGGAAAATTTACAGATGAAGAGTTTGAAATTATGAAAACTCATGCTCAGATTGGTTATGAGATGTTAAAATCATCTCCAAAAACAATTTTAAAAGCAGCAGCTATAATTGCTCATCAGCATCAAGAAAAGTACGATGGTAGCGGATATCCTCAGAATTTAAAAGGTGAAGATATACATATATATGGTAGAATCACAGCATTAGCAGATGTTTTTGATGCTTTAGGAAGTGAACGAGTATATAAGAGCGCTTGGAGTGATGAAGAAATATTTAAACTATTTAAAGAGCAAAGAGCTAAACATTTTGATCCTAAATTAATAGATATTTTCTTTGAGCATCTAGATGAATTTTTAGATATTAGGGATACATTCGTGGACCAATAGTTTTCAAACAAAAGGTGACTTTATGAGAATTATAAATTTCTTAATAATATTTTTGTTTATGCTAAATACTTTATTTGCAGAAGAGAAAAAAATAAAGATAGCTATTGTAAAAGATATGTTTCCATACTCATTTATTGATGATGGAGGCTTTGTTCATGGTATCTTTGTTGATTATTGGAAACAATGGGCTAAAAAAAACAATAAAGAAATAGAATTTCTTGCTTACTCAAAAGAAGACTCTATTACTGCTTTAGATGAAGAAAAAGTAGATATTCATTCTGGTTTATTTAAAGACATAAACTTATCTCAAAAATTAGATTTTATTAATATTGTATACCCCTCTCAATCTTTTGTATATTTTGATTCAAGGTTTATAAATAAAATAAAAAGTATTAATGATATTAAAAATAAAAACATTGGATTACTTAAAAACAATAAATATGAAGCATATCTAAAAAAAAACTTTCCAAATACAAAAATAAAAAAATATGAAACTCACAAGAAATTATATAAAGCTTTAGATTTACATGAGATAGATTTATTTATTAATGATTCTTTAGAAGTATGGTTTCAACTAATAAATAATTACAACTTTAATAAAGTATCAAAATTAGATGATTTTAAATTGCAAAATTGGTTTTATTGGGCAATTAAAAAAGATAATCTTAAATTAAAAGAAGTTCTAAAAAATAGCACAAAAGAGGTTTCTTTAAGTGAGATAATTGATATTGAAAAAAAATGGATTGTAGATGATTCTTTTAGATATTTTGAGAAAAAACAAAAAAGTGATTTTCTAAATGCTAAAGAGCGAGAATGGTTAAAAAATAATTCAAATCTTAGTTTAGCGGTTGTAAAAGATTGGGATAGATATAGTTCTATTTCATCTTTAGGTGTTGTGGAAGGATTCCATATTGATTTGATTAATAAAATTAATAAAATTTTAAATAGTCAAATAAAAATAAAGGTTTTAGACACTTGGTCCAAAGCATATGATTCTGTTATCACAGGCGAAACATCAGGAATCCCAGGGCTATCATGGTCTAAGAATAGAGAAGAAATTTTTAATTTCACACCTTCTTATTATTATAGCCCTTACTTTATTGTTACTAGAAAGAGTAATAGAACAATAAAAAGTTTAAAAGATTTTAATAGTCATAAAGTTGCAACCTTCGAGAATTCTATTACTAATCTTATAATTAAAAAAGATGCACCAAATGCCAATATTATGCACATTAACAGTATAAAGGGAATTCTAAAAGGAATAAATGAAGGAATTGTAGATGTGGCATTACTTGAGAATGCTAAAGTTATTGATTTAAATAAATACAATTTAAAAATTATTGATTCTATTTACAGTAAATATAGTGAGTTATCAATTGGTACATTAAAAAAGAATGAAATATTTAGTTCTATTCTTTCTAAAGCAATAAATAAAATAAGCCCAGATGAACTCTATTCTTTAAAACAAAAATGGTTAAAAAATAAGAAGAATTTTTCAAAAGAAGAAGTTTCTTTTATTAATAACTCTAAAACTCTAAAAGTAGGAGTTGAAGATTGGACTGCAATTATTGGAATGAAGAATAATAAGGTGGAAGGAATTGCTGGAGAGATTGTTATGAAGGCTTTTTCTAATTCAGGCTTAAAGTTTGAGTATATAAGAGGCACTTGGGATGAGTTGTTGGACTCATTTAAAAAAGGTAATATTGATATTTTACCTACGACTTTATATACAAAACAAAGAGATAAATATGGTGATTTTTCAAAACAATACTTATCCCTAAAAAACTATATTTATGTGAGATCAGATAATAAAAGTGTTAAATCTTTAAGTGATTTAAATAATAAGAAAATTGCAATTCAAAAAGATTTTGCAACAATTACTTTAATAAAAGAGAAGTTTCCTAATATAAATATTATTGAAACAAAAGATTTAGAGGAGTCTATTCAATTTGTTCTTAATAATGAAGTTGATGCCTTATTTGAAATTCAAGTCTCAGTAGAGAGTAAATTAAGAGAATTTCTAATCACTAATTTAAAACCTATTTCTCAAAATAGTATTAAATCTAAGGGCTTACATATTTTTATGAAAGAAGATAAAGATCTATTAAAAAGTATTTTAAATAAATCTTTGGACACAGTATCAGAAGTAGAGCGAAATCAAATCATATCAAAATGGTTAAATAAAGTAAATGTAAAAAAAGAGATAAATATTGCATTAACGACAGAAAAAGCTCCTTATGTTTTAAGTGAGAAATATATAAGAGGAATTGAATATGATTTACTTAAAAAAATATTTGATTTAAACTCAATCAAAATTAATAGAGTAAGAAAATTCCTAACACCAAAGATGAATACAGTTTTATTGCAGAATAATGATTTAGATTTAGCAGTTAATGTTAAAGAGAATAAAAAAGATGGACTATTCTATTCTAAGCCTTTTATAGAGTTTAAAAATATTATTGTTTCAAGAAAAAAGGATAATATCCAAATTAATAAAGTAAGTGATTTATACAATAAAAAAGTTATTGCATTTTCTAATGCTCATAAGTATTTAGGAAAAGAGTACTTCACTTTATTTAATCTACAAAATAGACCTAGAAACTATAAAGAGTACGTTTTTCAAGATTATCAAGTAAAAGAGTTTTTAAATAAGAAAGCAGATTTGATTATCTTAGATGAAAATATATTCAAATGGCATTTTAATAAATTATCAAAAGATAAACTATCTGAATATAATTTTAATTATCTTTTATCAAAACCAAATAAATATAAAGTTGCTTTTCATAATCGGAATTTAAGAGATTTATTTAATCAAAATCTTAAAATAATTAAAGAAAATGGTGATTATAAAGAGATAGTTGAAAACTATATTGAAGGTTATATTGAATCAAAATTAAAAATAAACTTTTTAATATCTTCTTTAGTTAGTAAATCTATTTTTGATGATAATCATATTGATTTAGAAAAAATTCTTAGTATATTTACTTCTTTACCATATATTGAAAAAATCGAAGTTTTTAATAATAAAGATATGTTAATATCAGAAGATTTTGAAATTGAAAGTACTAAGTTTACTCAACAAGATAGTTACTATCTAACTAATGACTTACCTCAAAAAGTAGGTTATATAAAAGTATATTTTAATAATAAGCTTTTAAAAAAACATAAAGACAATCACTCTTTTATTCCTCAAATAGATATATTTAGCGATCTTAATGCTTATGAATATATATTAAGTGTTTATAAAAGATTTGGTTATATAAATAAAAGAATTAATTTTGATACTGATGAACTTTCTTTTCTAGAAAAGAAGAGAGTTCTTAAATTTTCAAGCTCCCATTGGCAACCTTTATCTATAACAGAAAATGATAAACATGATGGTTTATTTTCTGATTATCTGAAATTAGTTGAAAAAAGAACAAACCTAAAGTTTGAATATGTCAAAAGTAAAAACTGGTTAGATGTATTAGAAAAGTTTAAGAACAAAGAAATTGACTTAATACCAGGTATTGGAAATAAGGCATTTAGTTTTGAGAAAGCTTTTGTTACTAAACCTGTAACTTCTTTTAAATATGCAATTGTTTCAAATAAGAATGAAAACTTTATTGATGGATTAAAAGATCTAAAAGGTAGAACAGTTGCTGTTCCAAAAGGTTATAGTTCTTATAAATTATTAAAAAGTAGTAATTTAGATATAGATATTATTGAAACAAAAGATGAAAAAGAAGCTTTAACTTTAGTTTCAAGAAAAGAAGCTGACGCCTTTGTTGGACATAGTGCAATAGCTATTTATAATATTAAAAACAACTTCCCAGAGTTAAAAATAGTTGGTTTAACTAATGTGAAATTTTTACATCATTTTTTAGTTCAAGAAGATTACCCAGAATTGCAAAGTATTTTAAATAAAGTTATTACAAGTATTTCACCAAAAGAAAAACAAGATATAAAATATAAGTGGATTCAAACAGAAGTTTCAACTGCTGTTGATTATTCGGTAATTTATACAATAATTATTATCTTTTCTGTAATTTTATTAATTGTTTTAATTTTTACAAGAAAATTATCACAAGCAAAAAAAGAGATTGAATTAAAAAATAAAAAGATTGAAAATACCATAGAAACACTAGTAAATACTAAAAATGAATTAATAGCAAAATCAAAAGATTTAGAAGAACAAAAAGAGGCTTTCGAAACACTATTTTATGATGCAACTGATGGTCTGAGCTTATTAAAAGATGGAAAGTTTATTGATTGTAATAATGCTGCTTTAAATATTTTAGAGTATAAAGATAAAGAGAAATTCTTAAATCTTGAGCCCCATGAATTATCACCAGAATATCAACCAGATGGCGAAAAATCAGAGTTTAAAGCTAAAAAACTAATCGAAGAGTGTTTAGAAATTGGTTCAAATAGATTTGAATGGATTCATCTAAAATCAACTGGTGAAGAAGTTTGGATATCTATACTTCTTACAAAAATTATATTAAATCATGAAACTATGCTTCATGTAGTATGGAGAGATATTTCTGATAAAAAAATACTTGAAAAACAAATTTTAGATAGAAACAATGAATTAGAAGATGCTAATAATGAACTAGAAATTTCTATTGATAACTTACAGCAAACACAAGAGCAATTAATTGAATCAGAAAAGATGGCAAGTCTTGGTGCTTTAGTAGCTGGTGTTGCACATGAAATCAATACTCCAATTGGTATTGGTTTAACAGGAGCTAGTCATTTCCTAGAAATTTCTAATAAAATAAAAAAATTGTATAAAAATGATAAAATGACTCAGGAAAGTTTTGAAGACTTTTTAAATACATCAGACGAACTTGCTATTTTAATTAACTCAAATTTGAAAAAAGCGGCAAATTTAGTTAAAAGTTTCAAACAAGTTGCAGTTGATCAAACTAGTGAAGAAAAAAGAGAATTCTTATTACGTACATATATTGAAGAGATATTAGCAAGTATTCACAGTGTAACAAAAAAGACAAAACTGGATATTTTTATTTCTTGTGATGATGATATTAAAATAAATAGTTTTCCAGGAGCCATTTCTCAAGTATTAACAAATTTAATTATGAATTCAATTATTCATGGATATGAAAAAAGAGAAAAAGGTCTTTTATCTATTTATGTAACTAAAGAAGATAATCATATTAAGATACTTTATAAAGACGATGGAAGAGGAATCAAAGAAGAAAATATATCCAAAGTATTTAACCCATTTTTTACTACAAATAGAGAAAATGGTGGTAGTGGATTAGGCTTAAATATTATATATAATATTGTTACTACAAAACTAAATGGAAAAATAACTTGTGAAAATAAAACAAAAGGTGTTGAGTTTATTATAACTTTTGAAGTATAATAAGACTAATAGGAATTAATTATGGGAAAATTAAATTTTTACAAAGCTAATAAAGAAGTTGAAGAGAGCCATGAGACATGGAAGATCTTAATCGCTGACGATGAAGATGATGTTCACTCTCTAACTAAAACAGTATTAAAAAACTTTGTATATAAAAATAAAAAATTAGAATTTATCAGCACCTATAATGGGGAAGATACAATAAATGCAGTAAAAAATAATGATGATATTGTGCTTATTCTTCTTGATGTAATTATGGAAAATGATGATACAGGTTTGCAAGTAGTAAAAACAATTAGAGAAGAGTTGAAAAATCAATTTATACAGATTGTTCTTCGTACTGGACAAGCAGGATTAGTTCCTGAAACAGAAGTTGTAATGAATTATGCAATTAACGATTATAAAGAAAAAACAGAATTAACTTCAAAAAAACTAATAACTACTATTGTTTCTTCTATTAGATCTTATGAAAATATTACAGAGCTTGAAGAGAGTAAATCAAAAATAGAATTACTAAACTATGATTTAAATAAGTTAGTTAATTCATTAGATAAGAATGTAATTACATGTAAAGTTAACAAAATAGGAAAACTAATTTATGTTAGTAGAGCTTTTTGTAAAGCTTTTGGATATGAAGAAGATGAATTATTAGGACATTCAACTACTTCATTAATCCATGCAACTTTTGATAAAGATAAATTTGAAGAAATTAAACTTGCATATAGAGAATATAAACCTTGGCATGGGGAAGTGAAGTTTCAAACTAAAAATGGACAAACACTTTGGGCTTATGTTAGAAGAGAAGTAGAGTTAGATGGAAATGGAAACTTCTTAAATTATACAGTTATCTCACAAGATATTACTGCTCAAAAAGATATGCAAGAAGCAAAAAATGAAATAGAACTTTTAAATGAAGAGATTATTGATACACAAAAAGAAGTTGTATTTAGATTAGGTGCTATTGCTGAAGCTAGAAGTAAAGAAACAGGAATGCATGTAAAAAGAGTTGCAGAGTATTCAAAGCTTTTAGCTAGATATTATGGATTATCTAGTGAAGAGTGTGAAATTGTAAAACTTGCAAGTCCAATGCATGATATTGGAAAAGTGGCAATTCCTGATAATATATTAAATAAACCAGGAAAGTTTACACCTGAAGAGTTTGAAATTATGAAGACACATGCTCAAATTGGTTATGAGATGTTAAAAACTTCTAATAAGACAATTTTAAAAGCAGCAGCAATTATTGCCCACCAACATCAAGAGAAGTTTGATGGTTCAGGTTATCCTCAAGAGTTAAAGGGTGATGGAATTCATATTTATGGACGAATTACAGCTTTAGCTGATGTATTTGATGCATTAGGTAGTGATAGAGTTTATAAAAAAGCATGGGAAGATGAAGAAATCTTTGATTATTTTAAAGCGCAAAGAGATAAACATTTTGATCCAATTTTAGTAGATATCTTCTTTAAAAACTTAGATGAATTCCTAATTATTAGAGATAAATTCAAAGATACCTTATAATTGTAAAAAAATTTTTACTATTATTAAGAGGTATTTTATACAAGATATATTAATATTCCATTATAAATTAGCATATAGACCTAAGGTTTAGGTTGGACATAAAGTATGATTTATCTACATTATTAACTTTATTTCTTCATTATTGCTTCAAAAAATTTGAGGTTTTTTATGAAAAAAATTCTTTTCACACTATTTGTACTTTCACAAGTACTGTTTTCACAAACATTTACATTTACTGCAATTCCAGATCAAGATGAAACTAAATTAAAAGAGAGATTCTCTAAGTTAGCTGTTTATCTTACTAAAGAATTAGGTGTTGACGTTAAGTTCGTTCCAGTTAAGTCATACTCTGCATCAGTTGCAGCATTTAGAAACAACCAAGTTCAATTAGCATGGTTTGGTGGATTTTCAGGTGTTAAAGCTAGAAAATTAGTTAAAGACTCACAAGCAATTGCACAAGGTGTTGAAGATCCAAACTTCTACTCTTATATTATTGCTCATAAAAGTACAGGAATTAACAAAGCAGAAAAATTATCTGATGCAGTAAAAGGTAAAACTTTTACATTTGGTTCAAAAGGTTCTACTTCTGGTAGATTAATGCCTGAGTATTATATTAGAGAAACTTTTAATGCTTCTCCAAATGATGTATTTAAAAAAGTTGGTTTTTCAGGAAATCACTCTAAAACAATCTCTTTAGTTCAAAGTGGTGCTTATGAATTAGGTGCTGTTAACTATAAAGTATGGGATAGAGAATTAAAAGCTGGAAATATTGATACTTCTAAAGTAAAAGTTATTTACAGAACTCCTGATTACTATGATTACAACTTTACAATTAGATCTGACGTTGATAAAAACTATGGTGCTGGATTTATTAAAAAAGTACAAAATGCTATCTTAAAACTTGAAGACAAAGAGATTTTAAATGCTTTCCCAAGAGCTAAGTTTGTTGAAGCAAAAAACTCTGATTATGACAAAGTTTATGAAACTGCTAAAAAAATTGGATTAATTGACTAATGATTTTTAATTTAGAAAATGAAACAATCTCATACGAGAACAATAAAGTTTTAGATTCTATTAACTTATCAATCAAGAAGGGCGAAAAAATTGCTCTTCTTGGGTCAAGTGGTAGTGGGAAATCTACATTACTTAAAAGATTATATGAATTAAAAAGCGAAGAGGTATCTTATTTACCTCAAGATTTAGGTTTAGTAAATAATCTTTCTTCATATCACAATATCTATACTTCTAAACTTCAAAATAATTCAACGATTTATAATTTAGTAAATCTAATAAAACCATTTAAAAAAGAGTTAAATGAAGTTACAAAGATTTTAAAAGAGCTTGAAATAGATGATAAGCTTTTAACAAAGTCTTTTAACTTATCAGGTGGACAAAAACAAAGAGTTTCAATTGCAAAATCAATCTACTCAGGTAAAAATATACTTTTAGCAGATGAACCAATTTCTGCATTAGATGAGTATATTTGTAAAAAGTCTATTGATATTATGCATAATTCTTTTGATACTATTATTTGTGCAATGCACAATGTAGATTTAGCACTAGAGTCTTTCTCTAGAGTTATTGGTATTAAAAATGGAGAAATATTACTTGATAAACAAACTTGTGACATTACTAAAGATGATGTGAGTAGGCTTTATTATGTTACTACTTAACAGTTCAAAAGAGTTAAATGTAAGTTTAATTTTTATTGCTGTTTTTATCTTCTCCTTGTTTTTTGCTGACTTAGAGATTTCTGCATATGAACCATTTTTAGAACTTAGTAAATTTGTAACTTCAATAAAAGATATCAACTTTTCATCTATTGATTTATTAATAGATGCGGCACTTCAAACTATTTATATTGCTACAATGGCAATAGTTTTTTCTGCTATTTTAGGTTTTATATTATCCTTTTATTTTAGTAATATTATTGTTAGAACAATACTTGCTTATATTAGAGCAATTCATGAGATATTTTGGGCTTTAATATTTTTACAAGTATTTGGTCTAAGTACAGTTACCGCAATCCTTGCGATAGTTTTACCATATAGTGCAATTTTAGCAAAAGTATATGCTGAAATATTAGAAGAATATGACACTTTTGATAAGAGAACTGTATCAAGAGAAGCTTCAAGAGTTTCATTGTTTTTTTATACTAAATTACCAAATGCAATGCCACATATAATTTCATATACATTATACAGATTTGAATGTGCCATGAAATCATCTGCAATTTTAGGATTTGTTGGTATTACAACTTTAGGTTATTATTTATCTTCATCTTTTAATGAAGGTTTATATAATGAAGTATGGCTAATGCTTATCATTTTTTATATTCTAATTGCAAGTATTAAATTTTGGTTCAATAAGTTTACTATTTTGGTTTTATTTGTAGTTTCACTAATTCAAATGCCACTCTCTTTAAACTCTTTTTCTAGTGAGAATCTATCTAGATTTCTTTTTGAAGACATTGTTCCTAGTCCTATAAAAAATGACTATACAGTTATAGAAGGGTTAACTTGGTTTTATAAAATCTTCATTAATGAGATAGTTCCAGGTATTTTTAACACTATTGTTTTAACACAAGTTTCACTTGTTGCAACTGCTGTATTAGCATTAGTTTTATTTCCTTTGATTTCATATAAATTTGTGGGTAAGTTTGGAAGGTTTTTCTCTCATATATTTTTAGTAGTTTTAAGATCAACTCCTGAGTATATTTTAGCTTTTTTATTTTTATCAATATTTGGTGCTTCGATGCTTCCTGCAGTTGTTGCTCTTATGCTTCATAATGGTGCTATTATTGCTTTTATTATTGGTAAGCAATCAAATGAGATTGATTATGTTTTAGATAAATCAACACACCTTAATTTATATACTTATGAAGTATTACCAAAACTATATAACTCTTTCTTAGCATTTCTTTTTTACAGATGGGAAGTAATTATGAGAGAATCAGCAATCTTAGGTATGTTAGGTGTTGCTACACTTGGGTTCTATATTGACTCAGCTATTGCTGATATTAGGCTTGATAAAGTTGTTATTTTGTTGTTTTTTACTGCTTTATTAAATATTACAATAGATTTAATCTCAAAAAAAGTAAGAGATTACCTAAAAACCGATGCTTCTATCACTACATGTGGGTGTGAATTAAAATAAAAAATTGTATAATTCATATAAATTAGGTAGGTTCCAAGCAAAGGGATAATAAATTGATCAAAATAGTTACTAGTACATTATTTTTATCTTCTATATTAATGACTGCAAACGCAGCTAATAATTACACTTATGTATTTACTAGCACGTCAAATATAGATAATGCAAAATCATTTATTAATACACACCTACAACACAATACTCAAGATATTTATATTATAAAACACAAAGATCGATATAGAGTTTCTTATGGAGCTTTTGATAATAGATCTGAAGCTAAGTATTTCAAACGAAATCTTCCTTTTAAAATAAAAAAACTTGATAAATTTTTAGTAAAAAATACTTTTGATTTAACTAGTGAGTCTTCTAAAATTATTGAAGTTATTAAGAGTAAAAATCCTGTAATAATAAAAAAAGAGAAAAAAGTAGAGTACAAGAAGAAAGTTGTAAAAGCAAAAAGCATCTCTTCTTCTATGAATAATTACTCTTTTGTATTTTTTAATACAAGCAAAATATCAAATGGTAAAAAGTTTGTAAAAAACTTTATGAGCAAAGCAAATGAAGATATATATTTTGTAAAACACAAAAACAATTATAGAGTATCTTATGGAGCTTTTTCATCTAAAAAAGAAGCTTTAGCTTTTGAGAGAACTCTTCCTAAGCATATTAAAAAA contains the following coding sequences:
- a CDS encoding ATP-binding cassette domain-containing protein; the encoded protein is MIFNLENETISYENNKVLDSINLSIKKGEKIALLGSSGSGKSTLLKRLYELKSEEVSYLPQDLGLVNNLSSYHNIYTSKLQNNSTIYNLVNLIKPFKKELNEVTKILKELEIDDKLLTKSFNLSGGQKQRVSIAKSIYSGKNILLADEPISALDEYICKKSIDIMHNSFDTIICAMHNVDLALESFSRVIGIKNGEILLDKQTCDITKDDVSRLYYVTT
- a CDS encoding putative selenate ABC transporter substrate-binding protein: MKKILFTLFVLSQVLFSQTFTFTAIPDQDETKLKERFSKLAVYLTKELGVDVKFVPVKSYSASVAAFRNNQVQLAWFGGFSGVKARKLVKDSQAIAQGVEDPNFYSYIIAHKSTGINKAEKLSDAVKGKTFTFGSKGSTSGRLMPEYYIRETFNASPNDVFKKVGFSGNHSKTISLVQSGAYELGAVNYKVWDRELKAGNIDTSKVKVIYRTPDYYDYNFTIRSDVDKNYGAGFIKKVQNAILKLEDKEILNAFPRAKFVEAKNSDYDKVYETAKKIGLID
- a CDS encoding PhnE/PtxC family ABC transporter permease — its product is MLLLNSSKELNVSLIFIAVFIFSLFFADLEISAYEPFLELSKFVTSIKDINFSSIDLLIDAALQTIYIATMAIVFSAILGFILSFYFSNIIVRTILAYIRAIHEIFWALIFLQVFGLSTVTAILAIVLPYSAILAKVYAEILEEYDTFDKRTVSREASRVSLFFYTKLPNAMPHIISYTLYRFECAMKSSAILGFVGITTLGYYLSSSFNEGLYNEVWLMLIIFYILIASIKFWFNKFTILVLFVVSLIQMPLSLNSFSSENLSRFLFEDIVPSPIKNDYTVIEGLTWFYKIFINEIVPGIFNTIVLTQVSLVATAVLALVLFPLISYKFVGKFGRFFSHIFLVVLRSTPEYILAFLFLSIFGASMLPAVVALMLHNGAIIAFIIGKQSNEIDYVLDKSTHLNLYTYEVLPKLYNSFLAFLFYRWEVIMRESAILGMLGVATLGFYIDSAIADIRLDKVVILLFFTALLNITIDLISKKVRDYLKTDASITTCGCELK